A portion of the Enterobacter sp. SA187 genome contains these proteins:
- a CDS encoding MFS transporter: MTTRLSVLEKSAYGAGDMALTISIISASILIYAFLIQVVGLSPVDAGWILMIVRTIDAISDPLMGILTSKFRTRLGRYRHWLMIGAIPFGISLWLLFTSFGETYSQKMAWSTGVYIFNSLAFTVLAIPYISLIGVITADPQERLNANAFRFPMAKVATLIVSTFVPYWVTQGSDARSSYATAFAVVGAVSVVIMLFCAFNVKERVITTTPAEPLRRQVKGLLQNDQWQIISLAMVVLFVGFLVNGSVAIMYGKEFAGATDGYGIAIFMSMGSVGGILGPLISTWLTRHYCKIKVFKYSMYGSAVMSLLAWWLVGANSFWSATFFYLLCSVVSQINTPILWSSITEASDYGLCKTGIDASGLAIGMISFCQKFGMGIAGPITGYLLAWVGYTSEGAQSASAIAGLSWIMLLVPALFYLLTGLIMHFYVINNAYYSAMMQNGRNDQATILCEKPQ; encoded by the coding sequence ATGACTACACGCTTATCGGTTCTTGAAAAAAGCGCTTATGGCGCGGGTGATATGGCACTCACTATTTCTATTATTTCCGCATCCATACTTATCTATGCTTTCCTGATCCAGGTCGTCGGATTATCGCCCGTTGACGCAGGCTGGATATTAATGATTGTGCGCACCATTGATGCTATTTCCGATCCGCTGATGGGAATATTAACCAGTAAATTCCGTACCCGTCTGGGACGTTATCGTCACTGGTTGATGATTGGCGCAATACCTTTCGGTATTTCACTCTGGCTGTTATTTACTTCTTTTGGCGAAACCTATAGCCAGAAAATGGCCTGGTCAACCGGCGTCTATATATTTAACAGCCTTGCCTTTACGGTGCTGGCGATCCCCTATATTTCATTGATTGGCGTGATCACCGCCGATCCACAGGAGCGACTGAACGCTAACGCCTTTCGGTTCCCGATGGCGAAGGTAGCCACGCTTATTGTTTCAACCTTTGTGCCGTACTGGGTGACCCAGGGCAGCGATGCGCGCAGCAGTTACGCAACAGCCTTTGCAGTAGTGGGGGCGGTAAGCGTCGTTATCATGCTGTTCTGCGCGTTTAATGTGAAAGAGCGGGTGATCACTACGACACCTGCAGAGCCTTTACGCCGCCAGGTGAAAGGCTTGCTGCAAAACGATCAATGGCAGATTATCAGCCTCGCGATGGTCGTGCTGTTTGTCGGCTTTCTGGTGAATGGCAGCGTCGCGATTATGTACGGCAAAGAGTTTGCCGGTGCGACGGACGGGTATGGGATTGCGATATTCATGAGTATGGGATCGGTAGGAGGCATCCTTGGGCCGTTGATCTCTACCTGGCTGACGCGTCATTACTGCAAGATAAAAGTATTTAAGTATTCCATGTATGGCTCGGCGGTGATGTCGTTATTGGCCTGGTGGCTGGTAGGGGCGAACAGCTTCTGGAGCGCGACGTTCTTTTATTTGCTCTGTTCTGTAGTGTCACAGATTAATACGCCGATCCTCTGGTCTTCTATTACTGAAGCTTCAGATTATGGCTTATGCAAAACAGGTATTGATGCTTCCGGTCTGGCGATTGGTATGATTTCTTTCTGCCAGAAATTCGGTATGGGGATCGCCGGGCCGATCACCGGCTATTTGTTGGCCTGGGTGGGCTACACCAGTGAGGGCGCGCAAAGTGCGTCAGCGATCGCAGGGTTATCCTGGATCATGCTGCTGGTGCCAGCGCTGTTTTATTTACTCACCGGCCTCATTATGCATTTCTACGTGATCAACAACGCTTACTATTCCGCGATGATGCAGAATGGCCGCAATGATCAAGCGACCATACTGTGTGAAAAGCCTCAGTAA
- a CDS encoding MFS transporter, whose translation MNDYKMTPGELRATWGLGTVFSLRMLGMFMVLPVLTTYGMALQGASEALIGFAIGIYGLAQAIFQIPFGLLSDRIGRKPLIVGGLAIFVIGSVVAALSDSIWGIILGRALQGSGAIAAAVMALLSDLTREQNRTKAMAFIGVSFGVTFAIAMVLGPIITHKLGLHALFWMIAALATAGIALTLWVVPDSKNHVLNRESGMVKGCFSKVIASPKLLKLNFGIMCLHILLMSTFVALPGQLEAAGFATADHWKIYLATMLISFVCVVPFIIYAEVKRRMKRVFVFCVALLLIAEIVLWGAGPHFWEQVLGVQIFFLAFNLMEALLPSLISKEAPAGYKGTAMGIYSTSQFLGVAIGGSMAGWVDGMFDSQTVFLAGALLATLWLLVSLTMSEPAYVSSLRVEIPADVPADDTLGEQLRALPGVSEVLVVQDERSVYIKIDSKVTNRFEIEQALLAR comes from the coding sequence ATGAACGATTATAAAATGACGCCAGGCGAGTTACGCGCCACCTGGGGTTTAGGGACTGTGTTCTCGTTGCGTATGCTCGGCATGTTTATGGTCCTGCCCGTTCTCACCACTTACGGTATGGCTTTGCAGGGCGCAAGCGAAGCGCTGATTGGTTTCGCCATTGGTATTTATGGGCTGGCGCAGGCCATTTTTCAGATCCCCTTTGGATTATTGTCCGATCGTATCGGACGCAAACCGCTGATCGTCGGCGGGCTGGCTATTTTTGTTATTGGCAGCGTGGTGGCGGCCCTGTCGGACTCGATCTGGGGCATTATTCTTGGCCGTGCGCTGCAAGGCTCAGGCGCGATTGCCGCCGCCGTGATGGCGCTGCTCTCCGATTTAACCCGCGAACAGAACCGCACCAAAGCGATGGCGTTTATTGGCGTCAGTTTTGGGGTGACCTTTGCCATCGCCATGGTGCTCGGCCCCATCATCACCCATAAGCTCGGCCTGCATGCGCTGTTCTGGATGATCGCCGCGCTGGCAACCGCCGGTATCGCCCTGACGCTATGGGTGGTGCCGGACAGCAAAAACCATGTGCTGAACCGTGAATCAGGCATGGTCAAAGGCTGCTTCAGCAAAGTTATCGCCAGCCCGAAGCTGTTAAAACTCAATTTCGGCATCATGTGCCTGCACATTTTGCTGATGTCCACCTTCGTCGCCCTGCCCGGCCAGCTGGAAGCCGCGGGCTTTGCCACCGCGGATCACTGGAAAATCTATCTGGCGACCATGCTGATTTCTTTTGTCTGCGTGGTGCCCTTTATCATCTATGCGGAAGTAAAACGCCGCATGAAGCGGGTGTTTGTCTTCTGCGTTGCGCTGCTGCTGATTGCCGAAATCGTGTTATGGGGCGCCGGGCCGCATTTCTGGGAGCAGGTGCTGGGCGTGCAGATCTTCTTCCTCGCCTTTAACCTGATGGAAGCGCTGTTGCCATCGTTGATCAGTAAAGAAGCCCCGGCGGGCTATAAAGGCACGGCGATGGGTATCTATTCCACCAGCCAGTTCCTGGGTGTGGCTATTGGCGGCTCGATGGCGGGTTGGGTGGACGGTATGTTTGATTCGCAGACGGTATTTCTGGCTGGCGCGCTGCTGGCGACCCTCTGGCTGCTGGTATCCCTGACCATGAGCGAACCGGCTTACGTCAGCAGTCTGCGCGTGGAAATTCCGGCGGATGTTCCCGCAGATGACACGCTGGGCGAGCAGTTACGCGCGTTGCCCGGGGTGAGCGAGGTGCTGGTGGTGCAGGATGAGCGCAGCGTATACATCAAAATCGACAGCAAAGTGACGAATCGCTTTGAGATCGAACAGGCGCTGCTGGCACGTTAA
- a CDS encoding LacI family DNA-binding transcriptional regulator has product MAKTVEQIANELNLSVTTVRLVLNGKAEQYRISVKTQARIREYVDRYGYVLNHSARSLKLNKTDTLGFIVPNISNVFFATLAEKLELRCRRSGYQLTISCTYDDIEYENKLVRALIARNIDGLFIVPSSLENQQHHLRQVKKPMVLLDRDFRFSNNALVESQNAQGSQTLTENLLASGKKPVWFLAGDAELPSISDRLDGYLQALKKQGIDHSNWVIKGAENTPEGGRAIMDRLLAQHGQPEVFIASSLPVLEGAIDALRTRFGELSPDIDIGTFDEHPMLSFLANNVWSMQQDEDAWAEKAFNMMQRALTGDPVNETVRVPMTLITRKRRS; this is encoded by the coding sequence GTGGCCAAAACAGTCGAACAAATCGCCAACGAACTGAATTTGTCAGTCACGACCGTGCGGTTAGTGTTGAACGGAAAAGCGGAGCAGTACCGTATCAGCGTAAAGACTCAGGCGCGCATCAGGGAGTATGTAGACCGTTATGGTTATGTACTTAACCATTCGGCACGAAGTCTGAAACTCAATAAAACCGACACGCTCGGTTTTATTGTGCCGAACATTTCAAACGTCTTCTTTGCCACCCTGGCTGAAAAGCTGGAGTTGCGCTGTCGCCGCTCCGGCTACCAGTTAACCATCAGCTGTACCTATGACGATATTGAGTACGAAAACAAACTGGTACGAGCGCTGATCGCCCGCAACATAGACGGCTTATTCATTGTTCCCTCCTCGCTGGAAAACCAACAGCATCATCTGCGCCAGGTAAAAAAACCGATGGTACTACTGGATCGCGATTTCAGGTTCAGCAACAACGCGCTGGTTGAAAGCCAAAATGCGCAAGGTAGTCAGACGCTGACCGAGAATCTGCTGGCGTCAGGCAAAAAACCCGTCTGGTTTCTGGCAGGCGATGCCGAGTTACCGAGCATCAGCGATCGGCTGGATGGATACCTCCAGGCGCTGAAAAAACAGGGCATAGACCACAGTAACTGGGTCATCAAAGGAGCAGAAAACACGCCGGAAGGCGGCAGAGCGATCATGGATCGGTTGCTTGCACAACATGGGCAGCCGGAGGTATTTATCGCCTCATCGCTGCCGGTACTGGAGGGGGCTATCGATGCGCTGCGTACCCGCTTTGGTGAGCTTTCCCCGGATATTGATATCGGCACCTTTGATGAACACCCGATGCTGAGTTTCCTGGCAAATAATGTCTGGTCAATGCAACAGGACGAAGACGCCTGGGCGGAAAAAGCCTTCAATATGATGCAGCGCGCGCTTACCGGCGATCCCGTTAATGAGACCGTCAGAGTGCCGATGACGCTGATCACCCGCAAGCGCCGGTCTTAA
- a CDS encoding cytochrome o ubiquinol oxidase subunit IV — protein sequence MSHPTDHSGASHGTVKTYMTGFILSIILTVIPFWMVMNGTASHATLVSVVVGMAVVQILVHLVCFLHMNTSSEDRWNLVAFVFTVLIIAIVVAGSIWIMWSLNNNMMVH from the coding sequence ATGAGTCATCCAACCGATCATAGCGGCGCTTCTCACGGTACCGTAAAAACGTACATGACAGGTTTTATCCTGTCGATCATCCTGACGGTGATCCCGTTCTGGATGGTAATGAACGGCACTGCTTCTCATGCCACGCTGGTTAGCGTCGTCGTGGGGATGGCAGTGGTACAGATTCTGGTTCACCTGGTGTGCTTCCTGCATATGAATACCTCTTCTGAGGATCGCTGGAACCTGGTGGCCTTTGTCTTTACCGTGCTGATTATCGCCATAGTGGTTGCAGGATCCATCTGGATTATGTGGAGCCTGAACAACAACATGATGGTTCACTAA
- a CDS encoding FGGY-family carbohydrate kinase, giving the protein MTTCFFLGIDIGSASVRAGVFDANGQRLAFATRAISQFRPAEARVEQSSAEIWQQSCEAVREAVASAGLDAGQIVSIGFDATCSLVAIDKNGNGLAVSPGEADDHNIIMWMDHRAARETQLINATGDRALKYTGGEVSIEMELPKALWLKNHHPQTWQRAHRLLDLADFMVWKATGEDVASLCTLTCKWNYLAHEQRFSDTLLAAAGLEALRDKIPPRILPPAARAGTLTPEAAQALGLSTQVVVASGMIDAHAGGVALTGRQPQGTLALISGTSNCHLICSEAAIMTPGVWGPYWSAMLPGYWLTEGGQSAAGALVDWTLQECSTGTELITQAHQRGYHPVTLVNEWVAALETRENEPTADLHILADHHGNRSPRARPDARGSICGLQLERGESRVARQYLATLQAIAYGTRHIIEVMQKQGHIIARLALCGGATHNPLWMREYADATGYDIHLLQEEDAVTLGSAITGAVACQAFPDLAAATQQMVRPGSRVVANPARKSSHDRKYQVYLQMWEHQQALNRLMHKDNA; this is encoded by the coding sequence ATGACGACCTGTTTTTTCCTTGGCATAGACATAGGTTCAGCCAGCGTGCGCGCTGGGGTATTTGACGCAAACGGCCAGCGGCTGGCTTTCGCCACTCGCGCTATTTCACAGTTTCGTCCCGCCGAGGCGCGGGTAGAGCAGTCCTCCGCTGAGATCTGGCAGCAGAGTTGCGAGGCGGTTAGAGAGGCTGTCGCCAGTGCTGGCCTTGACGCCGGGCAGATAGTTTCGATTGGTTTTGATGCCACCTGTTCGCTGGTGGCTATCGATAAAAACGGCAACGGGCTTGCCGTATCGCCTGGCGAAGCTGACGATCACAACATCATTATGTGGATGGATCACCGCGCGGCGAGGGAAACGCAGTTGATCAATGCCACTGGCGATCGCGCTCTTAAATATACGGGCGGCGAAGTCAGTATTGAAATGGAACTGCCGAAAGCGCTTTGGCTCAAGAACCATCATCCGCAAACCTGGCAACGCGCACACCGTTTACTGGATCTGGCGGATTTTATGGTCTGGAAGGCCACAGGGGAGGATGTCGCCAGCCTGTGCACCCTGACCTGCAAATGGAACTATCTGGCTCATGAACAGCGTTTCAGCGACACGCTGCTGGCTGCCGCCGGGCTGGAAGCCCTGAGGGATAAAATTCCGCCGCGCATCCTGCCGCCCGCCGCTCGCGCCGGAACCTTAACGCCGGAGGCGGCTCAGGCGCTGGGGCTGTCTACGCAGGTCGTCGTCGCCAGCGGTATGATTGACGCCCATGCCGGCGGCGTAGCCTTAACCGGACGGCAACCTCAGGGTACCCTGGCACTGATAAGCGGCACATCTAACTGCCATCTGATTTGTAGCGAAGCGGCCATCATGACGCCCGGCGTATGGGGGCCATACTGGTCAGCCATGTTGCCAGGGTACTGGCTGACCGAGGGCGGGCAAAGCGCTGCGGGCGCGTTAGTGGACTGGACGTTGCAAGAGTGCAGCACAGGAACAGAGCTGATTACTCAGGCTCATCAGCGTGGGTACCATCCGGTTACGCTGGTTAACGAGTGGGTGGCCGCGCTGGAAACCCGCGAAAATGAGCCCACAGCGGATTTGCACATACTGGCCGATCATCACGGCAACCGCTCTCCCCGCGCCCGACCAGACGCGCGCGGCAGTATATGCGGGTTACAGCTGGAACGTGGTGAATCCCGCGTGGCGCGGCAGTACCTCGCCACGCTTCAGGCCATCGCCTACGGCACACGCCATATTATTGAGGTCATGCAGAAACAGGGGCATATCATTGCGCGGCTGGCGCTGTGCGGCGGCGCTACGCATAACCCGCTATGGATGCGTGAGTATGCCGATGCTACAGGTTATGATATCCATCTATTGCAGGAAGAAGATGCCGTAACCTTGGGGTCTGCGATTACCGGCGCGGTGGCTTGTCAGGCATTCCCGGATCTTGCCGCGGCGACGCAACAGATGGTGAGGCCCGGCAGCAGAGTTGTGGCAAATCCGGCGCGTAAGTCCTCTCATGACCGTAAATATCAGGTTTATCTACAAATGTGGGAACATCAGCAAGCGCTTAACCGACTGATGCATAAAGACAATGCCTGA
- a CDS encoding L-fucose isomerase: MKGKKVLPKIGIRPVIDGRRMGIRESLEAQTMNMAYATANLLQAKLRHACGSEVECIIADTCIAGLTESAACEEKFSAQNVGLTITVTPCWCYGSETIDVDPLRPKAIWGFNGTERPGAVYLASALAAHNQQGIPAFSIYGQDVHDSDDTAIPPDVEEKLLRFARAGLTVTSMKGKSYLALGGVSMGIAGSLVDHDFFASWLGMRVQSVDMTELRRRIDQHIYDEDELALALAWATEKFRFGEDRNAQHNQRNEAQQREILRESLLMAICIRDMMQGNPVLARAGFCEEALGYNAVAAGFQGQRHWTDQYPNGDMAEALLNSSFDWNGIRQPYVVATENDSLNGVAMLMGHLMTGTAQIFADVRTYWSPEAVERVTGETLSGVAEQGIIHLINSGSAALDGTAQQTDIKGNPTLKPHWEISTTEVDACLNATRWCPAVHEYFRGGGFSSQFVTRGGVPFTMTRVNMVKGIGPVLQIAEGWSVELPEAIHAVLEQRTDPTWPTTWFAPRLTGRGPFRDVWSVMSGWGANHAVLTAGHVGADFITLAAMLRIPVSMHNIEEEQVWRPSAWAAHGMDPEGQDYRACRNYGPLYRR, from the coding sequence ATGAAAGGTAAAAAGGTTCTTCCGAAGATTGGCATTCGTCCTGTCATTGACGGGCGGCGGATGGGCATTCGCGAATCGCTGGAAGCGCAAACGATGAATATGGCGTATGCCACCGCGAATCTGTTGCAGGCAAAACTGCGTCACGCCTGCGGCAGTGAAGTGGAGTGCATAATCGCTGATACCTGCATCGCCGGGCTGACAGAGTCCGCGGCCTGTGAGGAGAAATTCTCGGCGCAGAACGTCGGGCTGACTATCACCGTCACGCCCTGCTGGTGCTATGGCAGTGAAACCATTGATGTTGATCCGTTGCGCCCAAAAGCGATCTGGGGGTTTAACGGCACGGAGCGACCCGGCGCTGTTTATCTGGCGTCAGCGTTGGCGGCACATAATCAGCAGGGCATTCCGGCCTTTTCGATTTACGGCCAGGATGTACATGACAGTGACGACACCGCCATCCCGCCGGATGTGGAAGAAAAATTGCTGCGTTTTGCACGTGCAGGCCTGACGGTGACCAGCATGAAGGGCAAAAGCTATTTAGCTTTAGGCGGCGTTTCAATGGGAATTGCGGGGTCACTTGTCGATCATGATTTTTTTGCGTCCTGGCTGGGCATGAGGGTGCAGTCCGTTGATATGACCGAACTCCGCCGCCGTATCGATCAACATATTTATGATGAAGATGAACTGGCCCTTGCGCTGGCATGGGCGACGGAGAAATTCCGCTTCGGAGAAGACCGAAACGCGCAGCACAATCAGCGTAACGAAGCACAGCAGCGGGAGATCCTGCGGGAAAGTTTACTGATGGCTATCTGTATCCGCGACATGATGCAGGGCAATCCGGTGCTGGCCCGAGCAGGCTTTTGTGAAGAGGCCCTGGGCTATAACGCTGTCGCAGCCGGGTTTCAGGGGCAGCGGCACTGGACGGATCAATACCCGAACGGCGACATGGCAGAAGCGCTGCTGAACAGCTCATTTGACTGGAATGGCATCCGCCAGCCCTACGTTGTGGCCACGGAGAACGACAGTCTGAATGGCGTCGCGATGCTGATGGGGCACCTGATGACGGGCACGGCGCAGATCTTCGCTGATGTGCGCACCTATTGGTCGCCGGAAGCGGTTGAACGAGTAACGGGCGAGACGCTCAGCGGCGTGGCGGAGCAGGGGATTATTCATCTCATTAATTCCGGTTCGGCGGCGCTCGATGGCACCGCGCAGCAGACGGACATCAAAGGAAATCCTACCCTCAAGCCCCATTGGGAAATCAGCACCACGGAGGTAGACGCCTGTCTTAATGCCACTCGCTGGTGTCCGGCGGTACATGAGTATTTTCGCGGCGGCGGCTTTTCGTCACAGTTTGTCACCCGCGGCGGGGTGCCTTTTACCATGACGCGCGTAAATATGGTGAAAGGGATCGGGCCAGTACTGCAAATTGCTGAAGGCTGGAGTGTTGAGCTACCGGAAGCGATCCATGCGGTACTGGAACAACGCACAGACCCGACCTGGCCCACCACCTGGTTTGCGCCGCGTCTTACGGGCCGTGGCCCGTTCCGTGATGTCTGGTCAGTGATGTCTGGCTGGGGCGCAAATCACGCTGTACTGACGGCGGGCCATGTCGGTGCGGATTTCATTACGCTGGCCGCCATGTTGCGTATTCCGGTCAGCATGCACAATATTGAGGAGGAGCAGGTGTGGCGACCGTCTGCGTGGGCGGCGCACGGAATGGATCCGGAAGGGCAGGATTACCGCGCCTGCCGCAACTACGGACCGCTGTACAGGCGCTAA
- a CDS encoding glycoside hydrolase family 172 protein encodes MSADKTGLLQDLCQIKNARSGRLSSWDQSGRNQDYWMIPAGETVRLADISGSGCITHIWMTQFCRKIKGPGLIDPTQGQYVAPINEINNALGVSWEQHDEAYYRKVLLKFYWDNQVQPSVIVPLGDFFCVGHSVPASFTSLPFTVSCRPDENYRPGATAAFNCYLPMPFNERAIIEVENQNDLPYGQYFNIDFECYPEKHADDIAYFHAWWKRENPCQGWGPELQVNSPEVNIPCLSAENNYELLNIEGEGHYIGCNLSVRHRQETWWGEGDEMIFIDDDPLWPPSIHGTGTEDYFNHAWGMQDCSAPFNGSSLHDSHLPGFQTSYRFHITDPVHFKKRIRVTMEHGHGNHLSDDWASTVYWYQKLPSPVLSMQPVAERIPARAGEAFAPLSEVTLNAEMQAQKQCAAQRLENWQTLRQQEVDKKIAATREKSINNKIISPFSE; translated from the coding sequence ATGTCAGCAGACAAAACAGGTTTATTACAGGATTTATGTCAGATTAAAAATGCCCGCAGCGGGCGGCTATCCAGCTGGGATCAAAGCGGGCGTAATCAGGATTACTGGATGATCCCCGCCGGGGAAACCGTTCGGTTAGCGGATATAAGTGGTAGCGGTTGTATTACCCATATCTGGATGACGCAATTTTGCCGCAAAATAAAAGGCCCCGGATTGATTGATCCGACGCAGGGACAATATGTCGCGCCCATTAATGAAATCAATAACGCCCTTGGCGTAAGCTGGGAGCAACATGATGAAGCTTACTATCGTAAGGTACTGCTGAAATTTTACTGGGATAACCAGGTGCAACCGTCCGTTATCGTGCCGCTGGGGGATTTTTTCTGTGTCGGGCATTCGGTTCCGGCTAGCTTTACCTCGCTGCCCTTCACTGTCTCTTGTCGGCCCGACGAAAATTACCGGCCCGGCGCGACGGCGGCGTTTAACTGCTATTTACCCATGCCCTTTAACGAGCGCGCGATTATTGAAGTCGAAAACCAGAATGATTTGCCCTACGGACAGTATTTCAATATCGATTTTGAATGCTATCCGGAAAAGCATGCCGACGATATTGCTTATTTTCATGCCTGGTGGAAGCGTGAAAATCCCTGCCAGGGCTGGGGGCCTGAACTGCAGGTTAACAGCCCGGAAGTCAATATTCCTTGCCTGAGCGCGGAGAATAATTATGAGCTTCTGAATATTGAGGGGGAAGGGCATTATATCGGCTGCAATTTATCGGTGCGCCATCGGCAGGAAACCTGGTGGGGCGAAGGCGATGAGATGATCTTTATTGATGATGATCCGCTGTGGCCGCCTTCAATTCATGGCACAGGGACAGAAGATTATTTTAATCATGCCTGGGGAATGCAGGACTGTTCCGCCCCTTTTAATGGTTCCTCACTACACGATTCTCATTTGCCAGGGTTTCAGACCAGCTACCGCTTTCATATTACCGATCCAGTGCATTTTAAAAAACGCATCCGGGTGACCATGGAGCATGGTCATGGTAATCATCTTTCTGACGACTGGGCGTCGACCGTCTACTGGTATCAAAAGCTGCCCTCGCCCGTATTGTCGATGCAACCGGTGGCGGAGCGTATTCCGGCAAGGGCAGGAGAAGCCTTTGCCCCGCTGTCTGAGGTAACGCTGAATGCAGAAATGCAGGCGCAAAAACAGTGCGCGGCGCAGCGTCTTGAAAACTGGCAAACGCTTCGCCAGCAGGAAGTGGATAAGAAAATCGCCGCCACGCGTGAGAAGTCCATTAACAATAAAATTATTTCACCATTTTCTGAATAA
- the cyoE gene encoding heme o synthase — translation MIKQYLQVTKPGIIFGNLISVIGGFLLASKGSIDYPLFAATLIGVSLVVASGCVFNNYIDRDIDRKMERTKNRVLVKGLISPKMSLVYATLLGIAGFMLLWFGANPLACWLGVMGFVVYVGVYSLYMKRHSVYGTLIGSLSGAAPPVIGYCAVTGDFDSGALILLAIFSLWQMPHSYAIAIFRFKDYQAANIPVLPVVKGISVAKNHITLYIIAFAVATLMLTLGGYAGYKYLVVAAAVSVWWLGMALRGYKVEDDKVWARKLFVFSIVAITSLSVMMSVDFMVPDSHSLLTYVW, via the coding sequence ATGATTAAGCAATACCTGCAAGTAACGAAACCAGGCATCATTTTCGGTAACCTGATCTCCGTGATCGGGGGGTTCCTGCTGGCCTCCAAGGGCAGCATCGACTATCCCCTTTTCGCTGCTACGCTGATTGGCGTGTCACTGGTAGTCGCATCCGGTTGTGTATTTAACAACTACATCGACCGCGATATTGACCGCAAAATGGAGCGCACGAAGAACCGGGTACTGGTCAAGGGCCTGATTTCGCCGAAAATGTCGCTGGTGTATGCCACCTTGTTGGGTATTGCTGGCTTTATGCTGCTGTGGTTTGGTGCTAACCCGCTGGCCTGCTGGCTGGGCGTGATGGGGTTTGTGGTTTATGTCGGCGTTTACAGCCTGTACATGAAACGCCACTCCGTTTATGGCACCCTGATTGGCTCTCTCTCCGGCGCTGCGCCGCCGGTGATTGGCTACTGCGCGGTAACCGGTGATTTTGACAGTGGCGCGCTGATCCTGCTGGCGATTTTCAGCCTGTGGCAGATGCCCCACTCCTACGCCATCGCGATTTTCCGCTTTAAGGATTATCAGGCGGCGAACATCCCGGTACTGCCGGTAGTGAAAGGCATCTCGGTTGCCAAAAACCATATCACGCTGTATATCATCGCCTTCGCTGTGGCGACGCTGATGCTCACTCTGGGTGGCTATGCCGGTTATAAATATCTGGTGGTGGCTGCGGCGGTGAGCGTCTGGTGGCTCGGAATGGCGCTGCGTGGTTATAAAGTGGAAGATGATAAAGTCTGGGCGCGTAAGCTGTTCGTCTTTTCTATCGTCGCCATTACCTCGCTGTCGGTGATGATGTCCGTCGACTTTATGGTCCCGGATTCTCACAGCCTGCTTACTTACGTCTGGTAA
- a CDS encoding cytochrome o ubiquinol oxidase subunit III: protein MSTDSLAHSGAHAHDHGHHDAGANKVFGFWIYLMSDCILFACLFATYAVLVNGTAGGPSGKDIFELPFVLVETFLLLFSSITYGMAVIAMDKGNKSQVLSWLALTFLFGAGFVGMEIYEFHHLIAEGFGPDRSGFLSGFFALVGTHGVHVTSGLVWMALMMFQVSRRGLTSTNRTRLMCLSMFWHFLDVVWICVFSVVYLMGAM from the coding sequence ATGTCAACTGATTCTCTGGCACATTCTGGCGCTCATGCGCATGACCATGGGCATCACGATGCAGGAGCCAATAAAGTCTTTGGCTTCTGGATCTACCTGATGAGCGACTGCATTCTCTTTGCATGTCTGTTCGCAACCTATGCCGTTCTGGTGAACGGCACAGCGGGCGGCCCGAGCGGTAAAGATATTTTTGAACTGCCGTTCGTGCTGGTGGAAACTTTCCTCCTGCTGTTTAGCTCCATCACCTACGGCATGGCGGTTATCGCCATGGATAAAGGGAACAAAAGCCAGGTTCTGTCCTGGCTGGCGCTGACCTTCCTGTTTGGTGCGGGCTTCGTTGGGATGGAAATCTATGAATTCCATCATCTGATCGCCGAAGGCTTCGGCCCGGATCGCAGCGGCTTCCTGTCCGGGTTCTTCGCCCTGGTAGGTACCCACGGCGTGCACGTGACCTCTGGTCTGGTGTGGATGGCGCTGATGATGTTCCAGGTTTCCCGTCGCGGACTGACCAGCACTAACCGTACCCGTCTGATGTGCCTGAGCATGTTCTGGCACTTCCTGGACGTGGTGTGGATCTGTGTGTTCTCTGTTGTTTATCTGATGGGGGCAATGTAA